In one Limosilactobacillus oris genomic region, the following are encoded:
- the tnpC gene encoding IS66 family transposase — MTDSAEKRIKQLEEQLAEANKKIAQLMAIIKLQQNQMFGKKTEVIDKVAEGQQSLFNDQILNQLQDSDVSITEVIEQIPRKVVRHRKPKASGQRTTFLNNLPQINHVIHLESNLCPDCHQEMKLIGKHLYSREPKLKPAELLCVNYYQESYRCKTCHRRGGDKIVSSKMPQSLLPHSYFSSSILAKVAEYKFNLALPFHRQIKLWQALGLPVKGRQLATNIIKVSQTYLEPLYQRLLNLTKQEAVIHMDETPFKVIDERNETSYFWVTRTTEEFSKHQIALFHYFNTRSGKIIGKLMGHNYNGVIMCDGYGGYSNRLYPRAKFGSCLVHIRREFYRITRLLKKEQLKHSKAYQVLKLMRPIFYYENRLKYHNQIEKLQQRKLLVKPLVDQLYDYLEEINFPQGQLKAAINNALKLKKRVYRIFENGQIPLTNNPVEQTIRPSTLIRKNSLFAKSIDGAQASAVYYSLTATAKLNHLNIYKYFKYLFDHLPNREDEGLEAYLPWAKQVQRNCHE, encoded by the coding sequence ATGACTGATTCAGCCGAGAAGAGAATTAAACAGTTAGAAGAACAGTTGGCAGAAGCAAATAAGAAAATTGCCCAATTAATGGCAATTATTAAGCTTCAACAGAATCAAATGTTTGGGAAAAAAACTGAAGTTATTGATAAAGTAGCTGAGGGCCAACAATCACTTTTTAATGACCAAATCTTAAATCAGCTACAAGACAGCGATGTATCAATCACTGAAGTGATTGAACAAATACCAAGGAAAGTAGTGCGTCACCGCAAGCCCAAGGCAAGTGGTCAACGGACTACTTTTTTGAATAATTTGCCTCAAATTAATCATGTTATTCACCTTGAAAGTAACCTTTGTCCAGATTGTCATCAAGAAATGAAACTAATTGGAAAACATCTGTATAGTCGTGAACCAAAACTAAAGCCAGCAGAACTTTTATGTGTAAACTACTATCAGGAAAGTTATCGCTGTAAAACGTGCCACCGTCGTGGTGGCGATAAAATTGTTAGTAGTAAGATGCCACAGAGTCTCTTACCGCATAGTTATTTTTCCAGCTCAATTTTAGCGAAAGTGGCGGAATATAAGTTTAACTTGGCGTTACCATTTCATCGCCAAATTAAGCTCTGGCAAGCCTTAGGTTTGCCAGTCAAAGGGCGCCAATTAGCAACTAATATTATCAAAGTAAGTCAAACTTATTTAGAGCCCCTATATCAACGGCTACTTAATCTAACTAAGCAAGAGGCGGTTATTCATATGGATGAAACACCGTTTAAAGTAATCGATGAGCGTAATGAAACCAGCTACTTCTGGGTAACTAGAACTACCGAAGAGTTTAGTAAGCATCAAATTGCGTTGTTTCATTATTTTAATACTCGTTCGGGTAAAATAATCGGTAAGCTTATGGGGCACAATTACAATGGAGTTATTATGTGCGACGGCTATGGTGGTTATAGTAATCGACTATATCCTAGGGCAAAGTTTGGTTCATGCCTGGTTCACATTCGTCGTGAGTTTTACCGAATAACACGGCTACTGAAAAAGGAGCAGTTGAAGCATTCCAAGGCTTATCAAGTGCTAAAATTGATGCGTCCGATTTTTTATTACGAAAATCGGTTAAAGTATCATAATCAAATTGAAAAGCTTCAACAACGAAAGTTGTTGGTTAAGCCTTTAGTAGACCAACTGTATGATTATCTGGAAGAAATTAACTTTCCCCAGGGTCAATTAAAAGCAGCCATTAATAATGCCTTGAAACTTAAAAAGCGAGTATATCGAATCTTTGAAAATGGACAAATTCCATTGACCAATAATCCGGTGGAACAAACAATCAGACCATCAACTCTGATTCGTAAAAATAGTTTATTCGCTAAAAGTATTGATGGTGCACAAGCCAGTGCAGTTTACTACAGCTTAACTGCCACTGCAAAATTAAATCATTTGAATATCTATAAGTATTTTAAATACTTA
- a CDS encoding IS66 family transposase — MQRQSKNWGKVFHTEDGLSYTTAVQKAQERKRKVKPLLDEFYEFISKIKKPIGRLKTAINYALSQKQRVYQIFDHGEMPLDNNHDEQQIRPTTIGRKNYLFTKSEVGAKANAMWYSIIQTAKLNKLRVREYLEYLLEAFAWTDQPDWKAYLPWAPEIQERFCITN, encoded by the coding sequence CTGCAAAGGCAGTCGAAAAATTGGGGGAAAGTCTTTCACACCGAGGATGGTCTAAGCTATACAACAGCGGTCCAAAAAGCTCAGGAACGAAAGCGAAAAGTCAAACCGTTGTTAGATGAATTCTACGAATTCATCAGCAAGATAAAGAAACCAATTGGCAGATTAAAAACAGCGATTAACTACGCGTTAAGTCAGAAACAGCGAGTGTACCAAATTTTTGATCACGGAGAGATGCCATTGGATAATAATCACGATGAGCAGCAAATCCGGCCAACTACAATTGGGCGGAAGAACTATCTCTTCACAAAGAGTGAAGTGGGCGCCAAGGCTAACGCAATGTGGTATAGCATCATTCAAACCGCTAAATTAAATAAACTCAGGGTACGTGAGTACTTAGAATATCTGTTAGAAGCCTTTGCATGGACTGATCAGCCCGATTGGAAAGCCTATTTGCCATGGGCACCAGAAATTCAGGAAAGATTTTGCATCACCAATTGA
- a CDS encoding histidine kinase, which yields MMAFDVIIASDQQIDAMLHSIKRIPTWKLENTQSEREHKRIHQLQLHQQQLEQDKEAETERKKQRRIIAVPKVQTKKPLSHQGNDLEL from the coding sequence ATGATGGCATTTGATGTGATTATTGCAAGTGACCAACAAATTGATGCTATGCTTCACTCAATAAAACGGATTCCAACGTGGAAATTGGAAAATACGCAGTCTGAACGAGAGCATAAGCGAATTCATCAGCTTCAGCTCCACCAGCAACAACTAGAGCAGGATAAGGAAGCCGAAACTGAGCGGAAAAAGCAACGAAGAATTATTGCTGTACCTAAGGTGCAAACTAAAAAGCCGTTATCCCATCAAGGCAACGACTTAGAGTTATAA
- a CDS encoding relaxase/mobilization nuclease domain-containing protein, with amino-acid sequence MKRMSILQTHSCHSSYNRLKYVFNEPVHSYQKTDKRVLAATGFNIKMLHDNDGRISVTQNGAYLERQFRTVLKRAHNPKRRYQAQTIIISFDPSEFDTSDLKTQSQQALQLVQHYVRKHFADCQSAIAIQSDGEGGKLHAHVVMNTIRPSGKTVATNRFNIQKLRKDFDEEMQTNYQKVTGRQWTNPIHNQSNRQDIHNLTTKSEWQQQLKELINQIKVKVDNIADFLKQLEQHGVTVTKRQKGKSWTYHQIVETKTGTRELKVRDFYQRVNKQTGEIKSTRGLGRSFSKVAIEDYFK; translated from the coding sequence ATGAAACGCATGTCTATCCTGCAGACACACAGTTGCCATTCTAGTTACAATCGCCTGAAGTATGTATTTAATGAACCTGTCCATTCATATCAGAAAACTGATAAACGTGTTTTAGCTGCAACTGGCTTTAACATTAAAATGTTGCATGACAATGATGGTAGGATTTCGGTGACTCAAAATGGTGCCTACCTTGAACGACAATTTAGGACAGTATTAAAACGTGCCCATAATCCGAAGCGCCGCTATCAAGCTCAAACCATAATTATTTCTTTTGATCCATCGGAATTTGACACATCAGACTTAAAAACTCAATCACAACAAGCATTACAACTTGTACAGCATTATGTTCGTAAGCATTTTGCCGATTGCCAGTCCGCAATAGCTATTCAGTCCGACGGTGAAGGCGGTAAATTACATGCCCATGTCGTGATGAACACTATCAGGCCATCGGGTAAGACAGTAGCTACAAACAGGTTTAATATTCAAAAACTTCGTAAAGATTTTGATGAAGAAATGCAAACCAATTATCAGAAAGTTACCGGTCGTCAGTGGACCAACCCCATACATAACCAATCAAATCGCCAAGACATACATAATCTGACGACTAAATCTGAGTGGCAACAGCAACTAAAAGAGTTAATTAACCAAATTAAGGTAAAAGTTGATAACATTGCTGACTTTTTGAAGCAACTTGAACAACATGGTGTAACGGTCACAAAACGACAAAAAGGCAAAAGTTGGACATATCATCAAATAGTTGAAACTAAGACGGGTACTAGAGAATTGAAAGTGCGGGACTTTTACCAAAGGGTGAACAAACAAACTGGAGAAATCAAATCGACTAGAGGTCTGGGCCGATCATTCTCGAAAGTAGCAATTGAAGATTATTTTAAGTAG
- a CDS encoding MobC family plasmid mobilization relaxosome protein, producing the protein MKPVRDKLIQSRLDEDELSDFDEVKKMLGEENNSKTVRRMIKDEMMLKKAKEEWKKGNTDMVTELVTKLSDEGRLPLVEALMGITDTKTSSQLSILQSQFSDIQSQLEAIMMSVTQMGNNLNQIAKVMNTAAKEDEDLTDTDLWKWISSRLFEDSRYLSVLKKKIADFKVEVGLEKRDDETHVYPADTQLPF; encoded by the coding sequence ATGAAGCCGGTACGAGATAAATTAATTCAGAGCCGTTTAGATGAAGATGAACTGTCAGACTTTGATGAAGTGAAGAAGATGTTGGGTGAAGAAAACAATTCTAAAACAGTTCGCCGGATGATCAAGGATGAGATGATGCTAAAGAAAGCTAAGGAAGAATGGAAGAAAGGTAATACTGATATGGTGACAGAGCTGGTAACCAAACTATCTGATGAAGGTCGTTTACCGCTGGTTGAAGCACTAATGGGTATTACGGACACTAAAACATCATCTCAGTTGAGCATCTTACAAAGCCAGTTTAGTGATATTCAGTCGCAACTAGAAGCTATCATGATGTCGGTAACGCAAATGGGCAATAATCTTAACCAAATAGCTAAAGTAATGAATACAGCAGCTAAAGAAGACGAAGACCTAACAGACACAGATCTTTGGAAATGGATTTCATCACGACTATTTGAAGATTCACGATATTTGTCAGTTCTCAAAAAGAAAATTGCTGATTTTAAGGTTGAAGTTGGATTAGAAAAAAGGGACGATGAAACGCATGTCTATCCTGCAGACACACAGTTGCCATTCTAG
- a CDS encoding AbrB/MazE/SpoVT family DNA-binding domain-containing protein has product MVIKSPTKIFKSGNSGAVRISKDIMNAAGLKVDDKINVTFDSHDGSIVIKAADTDNEVHNNFSEILDRSLNEDQAILDFLKNK; this is encoded by the coding sequence ATGGTTATTAAGTCACCAACTAAAATTTTTAAATCAGGTAATTCTGGTGCGGTACGAATTAGTAAGGATATTATGAATGCAGCAGGGCTAAAAGTGGATGACAAAATTAATGTGACTTTTGATTCCCATGATGGCAGTATTGTGATTAAGGCCGCTGATACCGATAATGAGGTTCATAATAATTTTTCTGAAATTTTAGATCGGAGTTTAAATGAAGATCAAGCAATATTAGACTTCCTCAAGAATAAGTGA
- the tnpB gene encoding IS66 family insertion sequence element accessory protein TnpB (TnpB, as the term is used for proteins encoded by IS66 family insertion elements, is considered an accessory protein, since TnpC, encoded by a neighboring gene, is a DDE family transposase.) has product MLIDWTVPDYVYLVCGKTDLRKGIDGLAMVIAENYGLELYNNSLFLFCGSRNDRFKGLFWDGEGFILLYKRFENGRLKWPRYSQEAKQLSSRQVKWLLAGLNPLPVKQIKPAKPGSFY; this is encoded by the coding sequence ATGCTCATTGATTGGACGGTCCCGGATTATGTCTATCTGGTATGCGGTAAAACGGATTTAAGAAAAGGCATTGATGGTTTAGCAATGGTTATCGCTGAGAACTATGGACTTGAGCTATACAATAATTCTTTATTTCTTTTCTGTGGAAGTAGAAATGATCGGTTCAAAGGATTATTTTGGGATGGTGAAGGATTTATCCTTTTGTACAAACGCTTTGAAAATGGCCGACTTAAGTGGCCCAGGTACAGTCAGGAGGCAAAACAACTATCCAGCAGACAAGTTAAGTGGTTATTAGCAGGACTTAATCCGCTTCCGGTAAAGCAAATTAAGCCTGCCAAACCCGGTAGTTTTTATTAG
- a CDS encoding IS66 family transposase, whose product MIAHFHYAASRGGEVIPQIIGPDYQGCLMCDGHSAYQQSRLPNGFLGACLIHVMRKFKELVKIGKGAKALEHSKAAKAVEKLGESLSHRGWSKLYNSGPKSSGTKAKSQTVVR is encoded by the coding sequence ATGATTGCCCACTTCCATTATGCGGCTTCCCGTGGAGGCGAAGTAATCCCACAAATTATTGGCCCAGATTACCAAGGCTGTTTGATGTGTGATGGGCACAGTGCTTATCAACAAAGTAGATTGCCCAATGGATTCCTTGGGGCCTGCTTAATTCATGTCATGCGTAAATTCAAGGAACTCGTTAAAATTGGCAAAGGAGCAAAAGCCTTAGAGCACTCTAAAGCTGCAAAGGCAGTCGAAAAATTGGGGGAAAGTCTTTCACACCGAGGATGGTCTAAGCTATACAACAGCGGTCCAAAAAGCTCAGGAACGAAAGCGAAAAGTCAAACCGTTGTTAGATGA